The sequence TAATgactgatatttgatttatcagTTCTTTATTAAGATCAAAACTTAATATCTAGCAACTAATAGTTAATTTAAAATCCATGACGAATAATTCGAAATATGATCCAAAGTACGAAGAATATCAGTTCTTTGGAAATGTGGTTTACAAATGAGAAAATCGGTTAAATAACCTCGGTCaactattttttaagaaaatgacttcCTTACACATAAGgaagtcattttcttaaaaaaaaaaagaattgaccgaagttaaaaaaaaaaaatccctttACCAATCCGAACTTCccttttttaagaaaatgacttcCTTACACATGAGgaagtcatttttttttaaaaaaagaattgaccgaagtttaaaaaaaaatatccctTTACCAATCCGAGCTTCCCAATTCAATTTTTTCTGCAGAATTGATCTAAATGGCAATTATTTAAtactttattattaaaatattaatattttctaaaaaaaaataattgaaaaataaaatatgaataaaatagcATTATTATAATAAGAATTTTGGTGGGGGCGGaagtttgattatatttttgacGAAAGCAGAATTAGAATTGCGTCTAAGTTCTCTTCATGTAAACCCACCTATAGATTTCCTCCACCCTACCCCCCCTTTCTCTCTCTAAAGCATTTTCCGTTTCTCTCTCTACTTCCCTTCTTCGATTTCATCTTCTTTCCTTTCGTGTTGAACACAACGGCGATTCCGAATCTCTACGCGTGAATAGAATATATAGTAGATTATATGTATAGCCTCACTCTTTCTTTGTCTGGACTTTACATAGGAGAAATTCTGCTTCCAACTTTTTTCCTGTACGAATAGGTGAAAGTTAGGCGGGGGAATAAAGAAGGGAAAGGTAATAGTACCGCGAGAAACGGAGAAGATTTGTGTGTTATGAGATCCAGTAGCAGGAAAAAATGCTTATCTTGCGGTTTATGAGTGATCTCTAATGTTGATGTGCCGTAGAAGGGAGTAAAGACTCGGTTTTTTTTTGGCTGTTGTATCCATGGTTTGGTGGAGGATACGATGAAGCCTGGGTCTGATTATTTGTCGGATATTATCATTTTTGGGGATTTTATTTCATGGGTTTTTGGTTGGGTTCTGGGTTTCTGATCGGATGTTTATagaaatttgaatctttgttaATTTTTGACTAGTTGGTGCGTGAGATCTCGTGTTGATACTGGTTAGTGACTATACGAGTGTTACTTTACAGTCCCAATGGGTTGCAATTTCAATGATTCTAATTGTTTTCTGGGCTTTGATTTGATTGAATATCATCCAAACTGGATGTTGTGAtaggaaatatttatttttcatctgTATATTATGCTGCATTGGAAAGTGACCGAGTTTATTGACAGCGGAAACTGATGGATTGATGAATCGGTGCGATGGATGCAATGTTAAAGACattagcatctgtgatgttgatttTATCATTCTTTGTTTCGGTATCCGCATCTGATAATGAGTTTCCCCGTTGTAGTTGTGATGATGAGGGATTTTGGAGCATTGAGAGTATACTTGAATGCCAAAGAGTTAGCGACTTCTTGATTGCAGTGGCCTACTTTTCGATCCCCATTGAGCTTCTTTACTTTGTCAGCTGTTCCAACGTTCCATTTAAATGGGTGCTTTTTCAGTTCATCTTGTTCATAGTTCTCTGTGGTATGACTCATTTGCTAAATGGCTGGACTTATGGTCCTCACACTTTTCAGCTAATGCTTGCTCTCaccattttcaaatttttaacgGCATTAGTTTCGTTCGCCACGGCAATAACCCTTATCACCCTTCTTCCCTTGTTGCTCAAAGTGAAGGTGAGAGAGTTTATGCTGTGGAAGAAGACTTGGGATCTTGATCGTGAGGTTGGCATTATAAAGAAACAGAAAGAAGCTGGTTGGCATGTTCGGATGCTGACTCAAGAGATTCGGAAGTCTCTTGATCGGCATACTATATTGTACTCAACTTTGGTTGAGTTATCTAAGACACTGGATTTGCAGAATTGTGCTGTTTGGATGCCAAATACAGGGCGGACTGAAATGAATCTAACTCATGAACTTGAAGGCCGAAACTCATCTAACACATACTCACCTATTCCGACCAGTAATCCTGATGTCAGGGAGATTAAGGGAAGCGATAGGGTTAAGATTCTTGATCCTGAGTCTGCTCTTGCTGTTGCAAGCAGAGGACGGACCGGTGAGCCTGGAGCTGTGGCTGCAATTCGGATGCCAATGCTCAGGGTTTCAAATTTCAAAGGTGGTACGCCAGAGATGGTTCCAGCCTGCTATGCGATTCTTGTTTTGGTTCTTCCAGATGAACCTGGTAGATCTTGGAGCAACCAGGAACTAGAGATAGTAGAGGTGGTTGCTGATCAGGTTGCCGTGGCTCTCTCACATGCTGCAATTCTGGAAGAATCTCAACTTATGCGAGAAAAATTAGTGGAACAAAATCGAGCACTGCAACAAGCAAAACAGGATGCACTAATGGCGAGCCAAGCTCGAAATGCATTTCAAATGGTAATGAGTAACGGTTTGAGAAGACCAATGCACTCAATTCTTGGTTTGCTATCCGTTTTACTGGAGGAAAATTTATCAAATGAGCAAAAACTTCTGATCGATGCTATGGTTAAGACCAGCAATGTTCTTTCAACCTTAATAACCGATGTAATGGAAACTTCAACTAATGATAGTGGAAGGTTCCCTTTAGAAATTAGTCCTTTTCAGCTACATTCTATGATAAAAGAAGCTGCGTGTCTTTGCAAGTGTCTCTGTGTTTATAGAGGATCTGATTTTGCGATAGAGGTCGATAAGTCCTTACCCAATCATTTGATGGGCGATGAAAGACGAGTATTTCAGGTTATTCTACACATGGTTGGGAATTTGTTAAATGGAAACAAAGGAGGAGGGTGTCTTATGATCCGAGTATACTTGACAAGCGGAAGTCAAGGATGGAATGAACAAAAATGGGGCCTTCGAAGGACAAACTTATCTGATGGGTGCGTGTTTGTCAGGCTTGAAGTTGGGATATGCCACATTGTTTCTCCGGCAGAAGACAGATGTCTCACGGACCCATATGGTGTCCGAAGATACTTTGGAGGGGTTGAGGAAAGTTTGAGCTTTAGTGCTTGCCGAAAATTAGTTCAGGTATACAACCATTAGAATTTGACTCATCACTGATGCCATAACGCTAGCTTCTTGATAAAACTCCTTGAACGCGTGACTTTTGGTTCTTAATATCTAACTTCTTTCAATTCATCTGTATGATTACCGACTGCATTATTCATGGTCAGGTGTGGGGGTGTTCTTGTTTTGCTAGAAGTTGATATTTGGCTCATGCTGGCATTTGAATGCATTCTATGTTTAAGTTGACAAAGTATAAATTTTCTTGGCTCTTCTATTTGTCGTATTGCTAGAATGATCAATTATTTGTCTCGTGGAAGCATTTGAATGCATTCCTGGTTTCATTAGGTAAAGTTTGATCTCGATTGTTTCTCACACAAGTTCATCGACAAGTCACAGTATTTTTAAAGATATATTGCATCGTCTTTATGCAACGTGATTTGCTCAACAAAACTTcgactttttttttcttatgtGCAGCTAATGCAAGGAGACATATGGACGATAACAAATCCAGAGGGGTTCGATCAAAGCATGGCTCTTGTTCTGCGTTTTCAAACCCGGCCACCGCTGTTATCAGAACATGGGGAATCGTCGGAACCCTTGCATTCAAACTCGCTCTTTAAAGGGCTCAAAATCCTTTTAGCAGATGCCGATGATGTCAACCGTGCTGTGACAAAGAAGTTACTCGAGAAATTGGGATGCAACGTATCTGCT comes from Primulina huaijiensis isolate GDHJ02 chromosome 2, ASM1229523v2, whole genome shotgun sequence and encodes:
- the LOC140963299 gene encoding ethylene receptor 2-like, whose product is MDAMLKTLASVMLILSFFVSVSASDNEFPRCSCDDEGFWSIESILECQRVSDFLIAVAYFSIPIELLYFVSCSNVPFKWVLFQFILFIVLCGMTHLLNGWTYGPHTFQLMLALTIFKFLTALVSFATAITLITLLPLLLKVKVREFMLWKKTWDLDREVGIIKKQKEAGWHVRMLTQEIRKSLDRHTILYSTLVELSKTLDLQNCAVWMPNTGRTEMNLTHELEGRNSSNTYSPIPTSNPDVREIKGSDRVKILDPESALAVASRGRTGEPGAVAAIRMPMLRVSNFKGGTPEMVPACYAILVLVLPDEPGRSWSNQELEIVEVVADQVAVALSHAAILEESQLMREKLVEQNRALQQAKQDALMASQARNAFQMVMSNGLRRPMHSILGLLSVLLEENLSNEQKLLIDAMVKTSNVLSTLITDVMETSTNDSGRFPLEISPFQLHSMIKEAACLCKCLCVYRGSDFAIEVDKSLPNHLMGDERRVFQVILHMVGNLLNGNKGGGCLMIRVYLTSGSQGWNEQKWGLRRTNLSDGCVFVRLEVGICHIVSPAEDRCLTDPYGVRRYFGGVEESLSFSACRKLVQLMQGDIWTITNPEGFDQSMALVLRFQTRPPLLSEHGESSEPLHSNSLFKGLKILLADADDVNRAVTKKLLEKLGCNVSAVSSGYECLTALSPTLSSFQIIVLDLHMPDLDGFEVATRIRKFRSSSCPLIVALTASDDDDSRDRCMQIGMNGVIQKPGSLQGIAREIRHILLQSNRLM